Below is a genomic region from Pseudoruegeria sp. SHC-113.
GCAGGCCAATGCGCTCCAGCGCCTCATCCACCTTCCGGGCAATCTCGGGTTTGGCCATGCCCCGGCGGCGCAACCCGTAGCCGATGTTCTCGGCAATCGTCATCATAGGAAACAGCGCCAGATGCTGGAACACCATGTTCACCGGGCGCTTGTTGGGCGGGGTATCGAGCACCGAGCCACCCTTGATCCGGATATCGCCCGAGGTGGGCTCCAGAAAGCCCGCGATCATGCGCATGATCGTCGTCTTGCCGCAGCCCGAGGGCCCGAGGATCGAAAAGAAGCTCCCCGGCGGCACCGAGAAAGAGACGTTATCAACAGCCGTCGTTTCACCAAACCGCTTCACGAGGTCGGCGCATTCCAGATCAGGAGTCATGGGTCTTCCGTTGTGTGGGGCGGCCCCCGAAAGGGAGCCGCCCGTAGGCATCACTTGGTTCAGTTGGCGGCCTGAACGCGGTCCAGCACTTCGCCTTCGATGGCTTCAAGGCCAGCCGGAACCGGCGGATACCACTTGATGTTGTCGATGGCTTCCTGCGGGAAGCTGGCCTGATACTTGGCTTTCAGGCTGTCCTCGGCAAACTCGTCAGCGCCAGCGGAGGCGGTGAAGTTGCCAGCCGCCGCCGTGATCATCGCCGCGATCTCGGGCTGCATCACGAAGTTGATCCACGCGTAGGCCGCATCATCGGCCTGCCCCTTGGCGGGGAGCACGAAGGTGTCGATCCAGCCCAGAGCGCCCGAGGCCGGGGCCACGAAGGTGATGTCGGCGTTGTCGTCGTTGAGCTTCCAGCCGCCGGTGTCCCAGGCCATGGAGGCCACCACTTCGCCGGAGCGCACGAGGTTCATCAGCTCATCGCCGCCACCCCAGTAGGTTTTGACGTTGGCCTTGCACTCGGTGAGCTTGGCTTCGACCTTGCCCATAATTTCCTTGTACTTCGCCTCGTCGCCATAGGCGGCGAAGGGATCTTCGCCCATGGCGAAGGCAAAGCCGATCAGCGTCGGGCGTTTCAGGCGGTAGGAGACCTTACCAGCCACTTCCGGCGCGCAGAGATCGGTGTAATCCTTCACCACGTCGCCAGCCATGGCGGTGTTCATCACCAGCCCCGAAGTACCCCAGACGTGCGGCACGCCGTACACATCACCGCCCACGGTGGTGTTGGCCATCGTGGCTTTCAGCATCGACGGGATGAAGAGATCCTGATCCAGCTTGGACACATCGATGGGCTTGTAGATGCCGAACTCCATTTGCGGGCCCATGATGCGGTCTTGCGAGGGCTGC
It encodes:
- a CDS encoding extracellular solute-binding protein; this encodes MTKTFLLAGTMLAGLVSVAQADTLRLLTWGGYAPDDVVAMFEEKTGHTVEVTKSNNEEMIAKLRATGGGGFDLAQPSQDRIMGPQMEFGIYKPIDVSKLDQDLFIPSMLKATMANTTVGGDVYGVPHVWGTSGLVMNTAMAGDVVKDYTDLCAPEVAGKVSYRLKRPTLIGFAFAMGEDPFAAYGDEAKYKEIMGKVEAKLTECKANVKTYWGGGDELMNLVRSGEVVASMAWDTGGWKLNDDNADITFVAPASGALGWIDTFVLPAKGQADDAAYAWINFVMQPEIAAMITAAAGNFTASAGADEFAEDSLKAKYQASFPQEAIDNIKWYPPVPAGLEAIEGEVLDRVQAAN